One stretch of Streptomyces sp. R21 DNA includes these proteins:
- a CDS encoding type I-E CRISPR-associated protein Cas5/CasD translates to MTHVLLIRLAGPLQSWGTASRFPARRDSHSRPTKSAVIGMCAAALGLPRTMGLKQPDSRADDKDQAKLTVLGELARSLFGVRADHPGVPVRDYHTVGAGTYPLRPRDLITDHRRAAAVTASLDAATGDRFGHHTLTGWYGAPKKIATDPHSGVLVSGELARSALITERWYLADATFLVGLQHDDEALLQSVARALEHPQHLLWLGRKSCPPSGTLALKTVPGDLNTTFHNHRLLPGPDGTADPARKPWAWLQATPSQHGATSVQDQPVSFDALQPEHTTRWEVRSRVTISPNALDWEDIIP, encoded by the coding sequence ATGACGCACGTGCTGCTCATCCGGCTGGCCGGGCCCCTGCAATCGTGGGGCACCGCCAGCCGTTTCCCCGCACGCCGCGATTCACACAGCCGGCCCACCAAATCGGCAGTGATCGGAATGTGCGCAGCCGCGCTCGGCCTACCCAGAACCATGGGCCTGAAGCAACCGGACAGTCGCGCCGACGACAAGGACCAGGCGAAGCTCACTGTGCTCGGGGAACTGGCCCGGAGCCTGTTCGGAGTGCGCGCCGACCACCCCGGCGTCCCCGTCCGGGACTACCACACCGTCGGCGCCGGAACCTACCCGCTGCGCCCCCGCGACCTCATCACAGACCACCGACGGGCCGCCGCCGTCACGGCCAGCCTCGACGCCGCAACCGGTGACCGATTCGGCCACCACACGCTCACCGGCTGGTACGGCGCACCGAAGAAGATCGCCACCGACCCTCACTCCGGCGTGCTCGTCTCCGGCGAACTGGCCCGCTCCGCCCTCATCACCGAGCGGTGGTACCTCGCCGACGCCACCTTCCTGGTAGGGCTCCAGCACGACGACGAAGCCCTCCTGCAGTCCGTGGCCCGCGCGCTGGAACACCCGCAGCACCTGCTGTGGCTGGGCCGCAAGTCCTGCCCCCCATCCGGAACCCTGGCCCTGAAAACCGTCCCCGGCGACCTCAACACAACCTTCCACAACCACCGACTCCTGCCCGGCCCCGACGGCACCGCCGACCCGGCGCGCAAACCCTGGGCATGGCTCCAGGCCACGCCGTCGCAGCACGGTGCCACCTCCGTGCAGGACCAGCCCGTGAGCTTCGACGCACTACAACCCGAGCACACCACCCGCTGGGAGGTCCGAAGCCGAGTCACGATCAGCCCGAACGCCCTCGACTGGGAAGACATCATCCCGTGA
- a CDS encoding type I-E CRISPR-associated protein Cas6/Cse3/CasE: MNNPPHTGTATARFVATHSVLTLDARHPYVAKSLIDAHDMHRTVMSGFRGWVDDGNHDARAQMGVLSTWALDLKAAALVLVVQSKVAADWAHIPKAALREVPHHITVDRTFHTGDTVGFRSVVNPTYSKTRTGPDGQKTRGQRVAHTKPDGVRKWCARLFETGDTPGRIGASADPDTISVRMLPTVSSPAPHKGLKVARAELRGSLTVTDPTAFVTALSDGIGHARAYSCGLLLTR, from the coding sequence GTGAACAATCCCCCGCACACCGGCACGGCAACGGCCCGCTTCGTCGCGACCCACTCCGTGCTGACCTTGGACGCACGTCACCCCTACGTGGCGAAGTCGCTCATCGACGCCCACGACATGCACCGCACCGTGATGAGCGGCTTCCGAGGATGGGTCGACGACGGAAACCACGACGCCCGTGCTCAGATGGGCGTCTTGTCGACGTGGGCCCTGGACCTCAAAGCGGCCGCCCTCGTCCTCGTCGTGCAATCCAAGGTGGCCGCAGACTGGGCACACATACCCAAGGCTGCCCTGCGGGAGGTTCCCCACCACATCACTGTCGACCGTACCTTCCATACCGGCGACACCGTCGGCTTCCGCTCCGTCGTCAACCCCACCTACAGCAAGACACGCACCGGGCCCGACGGACAGAAGACTCGCGGCCAACGAGTGGCACACACCAAACCAGACGGCGTCAGGAAATGGTGCGCCCGCCTCTTCGAAACCGGAGACACCCCAGGCCGCATCGGCGCCTCAGCAGATCCCGACACCATCTCAGTGCGCATGCTGCCCACCGTCTCCAGCCCTGCCCCCCACAAAGGCCTCAAAGTAGCCCGCGCCGAACTGCGCGGCTCCCTCACCGTCACCGACCCCACGGCGTTTGTCACCGCGCTCTCCGACGGCATCGGCCACGCACGGGCCTACAGCTGTGGACTCCTCCTGACGCGATGA